From Candidatus Palauibacter soopunensis, one genomic window encodes:
- a CDS encoding SAM-dependent methyltransferase produces MKTRATTAELVAGMRALHQRDRVRLVEDPFALGLCGWHLRLLIKVRPVSWFLLNHVLRKLRPGMLGVLIRVRYAEQALEAAIRDGIAQYVIIGAGMDSFALRRADLMEDLQVFELDLPEMQAMKRKRLKRMGVERPPGLHFVAAELGEVPVMAALAESSFDPARRAFLSLLGVTYYLPTDIIAETARSIAEGVAPGSRFVLDHLLDDASALPEHREARTALRKYVAKRGEPMHSDYSPGEMCELMAGAGFRTLEAITMMDLGDRFTRELGPLPFEIPGIFACGLYER; encoded by the coding sequence ATGAAGACGCGAGCTACGACCGCCGAACTCGTCGCCGGCATGCGGGCCCTGCATCAGCGCGACCGGGTGCGCCTTGTCGAGGACCCCTTCGCCCTCGGCCTGTGCGGCTGGCACCTGCGTCTGCTGATCAAGGTCCGGCCCGTCTCCTGGTTCCTGCTCAACCATGTCCTGCGGAAGCTGCGGCCCGGCATGCTCGGCGTGCTGATCCGGGTGCGCTACGCGGAGCAGGCGCTGGAGGCGGCCATCCGTGACGGGATCGCGCAGTACGTGATCATCGGGGCCGGGATGGATTCGTTCGCGCTGCGCCGGGCCGACCTCATGGAGGACTTGCAGGTGTTCGAGCTCGACCTGCCCGAAATGCAGGCGATGAAGCGGAAGCGGCTGAAGCGCATGGGCGTGGAACGGCCGCCGGGTCTCCACTTCGTCGCGGCGGAGCTCGGGGAAGTGCCCGTGATGGCGGCGCTCGCGGAATCCTCCTTCGACCCCGCCCGGCGTGCGTTCCTCTCGCTTCTCGGCGTCACGTACTACCTGCCCACGGACATCATCGCGGAGACCGCCCGTTCGATTGCCGAGGGCGTCGCGCCGGGTTCGCGGTTCGTGCTCGACCACCTGCTCGACGACGCTTCCGCGTTGCCCGAACACCGCGAGGCGCGCACGGCGCTGCGGAAATACGTTGCGAAGCGCGGCGAGCCGATGCATTCCGACTACAGCCCGGGGGAGATGTGCGAACTGATGGCCGGCGCGGGGTTCCGCACGCTGGAGGCCATCACGATGATGGACCTCGGCGACCGGTTCACGAGAGAACTCGGGCCTCTGCCCTTCGAGATACCGGGCATCTTCGCCTGCGGGCTCTACGAGCGATAG
- a CDS encoding nucleotidyltransferase family protein: protein MSEEHRVAGIVLAAGSSTRMGRNKLLLDVGGETLVRRAVRLAGEAGLDPVILVTGHARRAVEREVRHLDCTVAVNPDHETGIQTSVACGIAAVPEACAAAIVMLSDMPFVTARMVRTLVERYAEMDAPLVVSRYGEVNAPPILYGRGLFGEISRMRAGCGREVVRRHHKRAVPVDWPADRLRDLDRPDEYEAVRREFAGVGSRSSDLP, encoded by the coding sequence ATGTCCGAAGAGCACAGGGTAGCGGGAATCGTGCTGGCCGCCGGGTCGTCGACCCGCATGGGGCGCAACAAGCTCCTGCTGGACGTCGGTGGAGAGACCCTTGTGCGCCGGGCGGTCCGCCTCGCGGGTGAAGCCGGACTCGACCCCGTCATCCTCGTCACGGGACACGCGCGCCGTGCCGTCGAGCGCGAAGTCCGGCACCTCGACTGTACCGTGGCTGTCAATCCCGATCACGAGACCGGCATCCAGACATCGGTGGCCTGCGGCATCGCCGCGGTGCCGGAGGCCTGCGCGGCAGCCATCGTGATGCTGTCCGACATGCCGTTCGTGACCGCGCGCATGGTGCGGACGCTGGTGGAGCGTTACGCGGAGATGGACGCCCCGCTGGTCGTGTCGCGCTACGGCGAGGTCAACGCGCCGCCCATCCTCTACGGCCGCGGCCTTTTCGGCGAGATATCCCGCATGCGGGCGGGGTGCGGGCGCGAGGTCGTGCGCCGCCACCACAAGCGGGCGGTCCCCGTGGACTGGCCGGCCGACCGGCTCAGGGACCTCGACCGCCCGGACGAATACGAAGCCGTGCGGAGGGAGTTCGCCGGGGTCGGCTCCCGCTCGAGCGATCTCCCGTGA
- a CDS encoding EamA family transporter, giving the protein MTNSSSGHPSRRRARDLTVDLGLLATAIIWGINFSVVKVVLRELDPLAFNAVRFPFAALAVWCLLRATGRPVLPPRSEWPRILGLAVVGHVIFQATFIYGIDLTLTGNAALLLSTSPVWVLLIASALGRERFSLAILLGVAATIAGMAILITGGTQEVGGAGLGDLLVLGAAFSWASFTVFGRRITKRRGALEVTGWTLWAALPVIVIMGIPDLMRVDWSSIPPGIWFATAYTGVFGIAIAYLLWSRGMKTIGQSRTAVYQNLVPVIALATAWMWLGETPTPQQLGGAAVILSGIAVARGLAGGRRRRAP; this is encoded by the coding sequence TTGACGAACTCTTCGAGCGGCCACCCTTCCCGGCGGCGAGCGCGCGACCTCACGGTCGACCTCGGACTCCTGGCCACGGCGATCATCTGGGGCATCAACTTCTCCGTCGTGAAGGTCGTCCTGCGGGAACTCGATCCGCTCGCATTCAACGCCGTGCGTTTCCCGTTCGCGGCGCTGGCGGTCTGGTGCCTCCTCCGGGCCACGGGGCGACCGGTCCTCCCTCCGCGGAGCGAGTGGCCGCGGATCCTGGGACTCGCGGTGGTAGGCCACGTGATCTTCCAGGCCACCTTCATCTACGGGATCGACCTGACGCTTACCGGGAACGCCGCGCTGCTCCTGTCCACGAGTCCCGTGTGGGTGCTCCTGATCGCGTCCGCGCTCGGGCGGGAGCGGTTCAGCCTCGCGATCCTCCTGGGCGTCGCCGCGACGATCGCCGGCATGGCGATTCTCATCACCGGCGGCACGCAGGAAGTCGGAGGAGCCGGGCTCGGGGATCTGCTCGTCCTCGGGGCCGCATTCTCCTGGGCGTCGTTCACGGTCTTCGGACGACGCATCACGAAACGCCGGGGGGCGCTGGAGGTGACGGGGTGGACGCTGTGGGCCGCCCTCCCCGTCATCGTCATCATGGGGATCCCGGATCTGATGCGCGTCGACTGGAGTTCGATCCCGCCGGGCATCTGGTTCGCGACGGCCTACACGGGGGTCTTCGGGATCGCCATCGCCTACCTGCTCTGGTCGCGCGGCATGAAGACGATCGGACAGAGCCGGACGGCGGTGTACCAGAACCTCGTCCCGGTGATCGCGCTCGCCACGGCGTGGATGTGGCTGGGAGAGACGCCCACGCCGCAGCAACTGGGGGGCGCCGCCGTCATCCTTTCGGGCATCGCCGTGGCGCGGGGCCTTGCCGGGGGCCGGCGTCGTCGCGCGCCGTGA
- a CDS encoding aerobic carbon-monoxide dehydrogenase large subunit: MAPKTSADICGMGHSMKRKEDPRFLQGKGNYIDDIVLPGMLWLDIVRSPIAYGKIKGIDSSKALEVPGVLAVLTGKDLEAYNLHWMPTLMSDTQMVLPTDTVMYQAQEVAAVIATSRYAAADGVAAVEVDYEPMKPVIDPFKALDEDAPVLRTDKEGQTDNRIWHWEAGDKEATDKVFEEADVVVRESMHVPRIHVASIETCGCVADFNPVEGHLTVYMTTQAPHAIRTVLALVAGHVGLSEEKIRVVSPDIGGGFGGKVPVYPGYVVAIAASVVLGKPVKWIEDRMENLQADSFARDYHMDAELAADADGKIRGLRIKTLADHGYSDAQAAPSKFPAGLFSICTGSYDMEQAYAEVDAVYTNKPPGGVAYRCSFRVTEAVHCMERVVDTLAHKIGKDPAQLREENFIAKEAFPYKSPLGWEYDSGDYQAAMDKAREMIGYDDLRREQAEKRARGELMGIGVCSFTEVLGAGPSKDFDILGIKMFDSAEVRVHPTGKAIARFGTKSQGQGHETTYAQIIAEELGLPAAHVQVEEGDTDTAPYGLGTYASRSTPTAGAAGAMAARQIRDKAAKIAAHLMEVSEEDLDWEPGKFSVKGAPDRSVTIQDCAFAAYTNLPEGMEPGLEATNYYDPPNLTFPFGTYICVVDIDRGTGEVTVRRFVAVDDCGNIINPMIVQGQIHGGLTQGIGPALFEEIPYDEDGNNLAGSFMDYLVPTSMETPAWETGHTITPSPHHPLGAKGVGESATVGAPPAIANAVVDALAHLGVTHLDIPITPDKVWEILNEKGVAE; this comes from the coding sequence ATGGCACCGAAGACTTCCGCCGACATCTGCGGCATGGGGCACTCCATGAAGCGCAAGGAGGATCCGCGCTTCCTGCAGGGCAAGGGCAACTACATCGACGACATCGTCCTCCCCGGCATGCTGTGGCTCGACATCGTCCGCAGCCCGATCGCCTACGGGAAGATCAAAGGCATTGACTCGAGCAAGGCGCTGGAGGTCCCCGGCGTCCTCGCCGTCCTCACCGGCAAGGACCTCGAGGCGTACAACCTGCACTGGATGCCGACGCTCATGTCGGACACGCAGATGGTGCTCCCCACCGACACCGTCATGTACCAGGCGCAGGAGGTCGCGGCCGTCATCGCGACATCGCGCTACGCGGCGGCCGACGGCGTGGCCGCGGTCGAAGTCGACTACGAGCCGATGAAGCCCGTTATCGACCCCTTCAAGGCGCTCGATGAGGACGCGCCCGTCCTCCGCACCGACAAGGAAGGCCAGACCGACAACCGCATCTGGCACTGGGAGGCCGGCGACAAGGAGGCGACCGACAAGGTGTTCGAGGAGGCGGACGTCGTCGTGCGCGAGAGCATGCACGTGCCGCGCATCCACGTCGCCTCGATCGAGACCTGCGGCTGCGTCGCCGACTTCAACCCCGTCGAGGGCCACCTCACCGTCTACATGACGACGCAGGCGCCGCACGCGATCCGCACCGTGCTCGCCCTCGTGGCGGGACACGTCGGACTCTCCGAGGAGAAGATCCGTGTCGTGTCGCCCGATATCGGGGGCGGCTTCGGCGGCAAGGTGCCGGTCTATCCCGGCTACGTGGTCGCGATCGCGGCCTCCGTCGTGCTGGGCAAGCCGGTGAAGTGGATCGAGGACCGGATGGAGAACCTCCAGGCGGACTCGTTCGCGCGCGACTATCACATGGACGCCGAACTCGCGGCCGACGCCGACGGGAAGATCCGCGGCCTCCGCATCAAGACGCTCGCGGACCACGGCTATTCGGACGCCCAGGCCGCGCCTTCCAAGTTCCCGGCCGGTCTCTTCTCCATCTGCACCGGCTCCTACGACATGGAGCAGGCCTACGCCGAGGTGGATGCGGTCTACACGAACAAGCCGCCGGGCGGGGTCGCCTACCGCTGCTCCTTCCGCGTGACCGAGGCCGTGCACTGCATGGAGCGGGTCGTGGACACGCTGGCGCACAAGATCGGGAAGGATCCGGCGCAGTTGCGCGAGGAGAACTTCATCGCGAAGGAGGCCTTCCCCTACAAGTCGCCGCTCGGTTGGGAGTACGACAGCGGCGACTATCAGGCCGCGATGGACAAGGCCAGGGAGATGATCGGCTACGACGATCTGCGCCGCGAGCAGGCCGAGAAGCGCGCGCGCGGCGAACTGATGGGGATCGGCGTGTGCAGCTTCACCGAGGTGCTGGGCGCTGGCCCGTCCAAGGACTTCGACATCCTCGGCATCAAGATGTTCGACTCCGCCGAGGTGCGCGTGCACCCCACGGGGAAGGCGATCGCCCGCTTCGGCACCAAGTCGCAGGGCCAGGGCCACGAGACCACCTACGCGCAGATCATCGCCGAGGAACTCGGCCTCCCCGCCGCGCACGTGCAGGTCGAGGAGGGCGACACCGACACCGCCCCGTACGGGCTCGGCACCTACGCCAGCCGCTCGACCCCCACCGCCGGGGCCGCGGGCGCGATGGCCGCACGCCAGATCCGCGACAAGGCCGCGAAGATCGCCGCCCACCTGATGGAGGTGAGCGAGGAGGACCTCGATTGGGAGCCCGGGAAGTTCTCCGTGAAGGGCGCCCCGGACCGGTCCGTCACGATCCAGGACTGCGCCTTCGCCGCCTACACGAACCTGCCCGAGGGGATGGAGCCGGGCCTCGAGGCGACGAACTACTACGACCCACCCAACCTCACCTTCCCCTTCGGCACGTACATCTGCGTGGTCGACATCGACCGCGGCACGGGAGAGGTCACCGTGCGCCGCTTCGTGGCCGTGGACGACTGCGGCAACATCATCAACCCCATGATCGTGCAGGGCCAGATCCACGGCGGCCTCACGCAGGGTATCGGCCCCGCCCTGTTCGAGGAGATCCCCTACGACGAGGACGGCAACAACCTCGCCGGCTCGTTCATGGACTACCTCGTCCCCACGTCCATGGAGACGCCGGCGTGGGAGACCGGGCACACGATCACGCCGTCCCCGCACCACCCTCTCGGCGCCAAGGGCGTCGGCGAATCGGCGACGGTGGGCGCGCCCCCGGCGATCGCGAACGCCGTGGTGGACGCTCTGGCGCACCTGGGCGTGACGCACCTCGACATCCCGATCACCCCCGACAAGGTGTGGGAGATCCTCAACGAGAAGGGCGTGGCAGAGTAA
- a CDS encoding 2Fe-2S iron-sulfur cluster-binding protein produces the protein MATHPISVTVNGEAHAMEVESRMLLVHLIRDELRLTGTHIGCDTTHCGACTVLVDGKPTKSCTVLAVQADGAEIGTVEGLAGADGMHALQEGFWEKHGLQCGFCTPGMLMTGAALLEDNPNPSEAEIREAISGNLCRCTGYVNIVKAVQYAADKLAAGAAEAGEDS, from the coding sequence ATGGCGACACATCCGATCAGCGTCACCGTGAACGGCGAGGCGCACGCGATGGAGGTCGAGTCGCGCATGCTGCTCGTCCACCTGATCCGCGACGAACTGCGGCTCACCGGCACCCACATCGGCTGCGACACGACCCACTGCGGCGCCTGTACCGTGCTGGTCGACGGGAAACCGACGAAGTCGTGCACCGTCCTCGCAGTGCAGGCCGACGGCGCCGAGATCGGAACCGTCGAAGGACTCGCCGGGGCCGACGGCATGCACGCGCTTCAGGAAGGCTTCTGGGAGAAGCACGGCCTCCAGTGCGGCTTCTGCACGCCCGGCATGCTGATGACCGGCGCCGCCCTCCTCGAGGACAACCCGAACCCGAGCGAGGCGGAGATCCGCGAGGCGATCTCCGGCAATCTCTGCCGTTGCACCGGTTACGTGAACATCGTCAAGGCGGTGCAGTACGCCGCCGACAAACTCGCCGCTGGCGCCGCCGAAGCGGGGGAGGACAGCTGA
- a CDS encoding SRPBCC family protein, translating into MRIEEGFTIDAPAATVWGILSDPRQLSELLPGAEITEQIDDTTWEGGMTVKVGPLVAAYTGTVSFMLNEEERSAVVRARGQGKAGMGTADMTMNSRVTALPDGGSEVTMDSDVTVTGILAQLGRGMTQVVSKRMLQEFVGRLTSTLENQAKEAEA; encoded by the coding sequence ATGAGAATCGAGGAAGGGTTCACGATCGACGCGCCCGCCGCGACCGTGTGGGGGATTCTCTCCGACCCGCGGCAGCTCTCGGAACTCCTGCCGGGAGCGGAAATCACCGAGCAGATCGACGACACGACCTGGGAAGGCGGCATGACCGTCAAGGTGGGCCCCCTCGTGGCGGCCTATACCGGGACCGTATCCTTCATGTTGAACGAAGAGGAGCGGTCCGCGGTCGTCCGCGCTCGGGGCCAGGGCAAGGCCGGCATGGGCACCGCCGACATGACGATGAACAGTCGTGTCACGGCGCTGCCCGACGGCGGGTCCGAGGTGACGATGGATTCGGACGTGACCGTCACCGGGATCCTCGCGCAACTCGGCCGCGGCATGACCCAGGTTGTGTCCAAACGGATGCTGCAGGAGTTCGTGGGAAGACTCACGAGCACGCTCGAGAATCAGGCGAAGGAGGCAGAGGCATGA
- a CDS encoding xanthine dehydrogenase family protein subunit M, translated as MIPPQFDYHAPAELDDAIDLLGELDDAKVMSGGQSLLPMMKLRLAAPANIIDIGRIPGLDTIEERDGCLRIGALVTEAQLEESAAVVERYPILIDTARVIADPLVRNRATVCGNIAHGDPANDHPATMLALRAHVIATGPGGERTIDIDDFFHGLFMTALGEDEILTELHIPVPPAGSGGAYVKLERKVGDYAVAGAAVQLTLDDDGKVTKAGVALTNLSFAPIRATAAEETLLGADFVPASGLRGAIERVRDAITKAPDADEIIAAAAQAAADMTEPVEDRRGSVEYKRNMARVLTARAIRQALARAGAGG; from the coding sequence ATGATTCCCCCGCAGTTCGACTACCACGCGCCGGCCGAACTGGACGACGCGATCGACCTCCTCGGCGAACTCGACGACGCGAAGGTGATGTCGGGCGGCCAGAGCCTCCTCCCGATGATGAAGCTTCGGCTCGCCGCGCCCGCGAACATCATCGACATCGGCCGCATCCCCGGGCTCGACACGATCGAGGAGCGGGACGGATGTCTCCGCATCGGGGCGCTCGTGACGGAGGCCCAACTCGAGGAATCGGCGGCGGTGGTGGAGCGCTATCCGATCCTGATCGACACCGCCCGCGTGATCGCGGACCCGCTGGTGCGCAACCGCGCCACGGTGTGCGGGAACATCGCGCACGGCGACCCCGCGAACGACCACCCGGCGACGATGCTCGCGCTGCGGGCGCACGTCATCGCCACCGGGCCGGGCGGAGAGCGCACGATCGACATCGACGACTTCTTCCACGGCCTCTTCATGACCGCGCTGGGAGAGGACGAGATCCTCACCGAACTCCACATCCCGGTGCCGCCCGCGGGCAGCGGGGGCGCCTACGTCAAGCTGGAGCGCAAGGTGGGCGACTATGCGGTCGCCGGCGCGGCCGTGCAGCTGACTCTGGACGACGACGGCAAGGTGACGAAGGCGGGTGTGGCGCTCACGAACCTGAGCTTCGCGCCGATCCGCGCGACCGCGGCAGAAGAGACGCTCCTCGGCGCGGACTTCGTGCCGGCGAGCGGGCTGCGTGGCGCCATCGAGAGGGTTCGTGACGCGATCACGAAGGCGCCCGACGCCGACGAGATCATCGCCGCCGCCGCCCAGGCCGCGGCCGATATGACCGAGCCCGTCGAGGACCGGCGCGGTTCCGTCGAGTACAAGAGGAACATGGCCCGCGTGCTCACCGCGAGGGCCATCCGCCAGGCGCTCGCGCGCGCCGGAGCCGGAGGGTAG
- a CDS encoding nucleoside deaminase has translation MNDGFMQRAIDLSERSVDEGGGPFGAVVVKDGEVVAEGTNRVTLDNDPTAHAEVRAIRKACEILGTFDLGDCEIYASCEPCPMCLGAIYWSRIRRVYYANTREDAARIRFSDEDIYDEFSRPLAERRIVSLVRISSARARDAFERWIRKSDRTPY, from the coding sequence ATGAATGACGGATTCATGCAGCGGGCCATCGATCTGTCCGAGCGCAGCGTGGACGAGGGCGGCGGGCCGTTCGGCGCCGTCGTCGTGAAGGACGGCGAGGTCGTGGCGGAGGGGACGAACCGCGTGACGCTGGACAACGATCCCACGGCCCACGCCGAAGTCCGGGCGATTCGAAAGGCCTGCGAAATTCTGGGCACGTTCGATCTCGGCGACTGCGAGATCTACGCGAGTTGCGAGCCGTGTCCGATGTGCCTGGGAGCGATCTACTGGAGCCGGATCCGCCGCGTGTACTACGCGAACACCCGGGAGGACGCGGCGCGCATCCGGTTCAGCGACGAAGACATCTACGACGAGTTCTCCCGGCCGCTCGCGGAGCGCCGGATCGTGTCGCTCGTGCGGATCTCCTCCGCCCGGGCGCGGGACGCCTTCGAGCGCTGGATCCGAAAATCGGACCGGACGCCGTACTAG
- a CDS encoding XdhC family protein, with protein sequence MKRDLLDLAASLTAERQPYALATVVRSERPTSGKPGNMALISADGVMHGWIGGSCTRSEVIRHALETLDQGEPRLLAFGSSPGRPDGLVPVPMSCSSGGKVEVHVNPVLPAPVLIVAGSSPVALALVRLGGAMGYTTVAETSEDEALAAAADEVVDDLAETAARYAERPRGWRLYGVVATMGRRDERSLGELAAAAPDYLGVIASPTRMEEVRRVLAAQGLGGGDVARVRGPAGLDIGAESPEEIAVSILAEIVQLGPQPTESEAVEAGDASADEVATGQRADDEATDPVCGMTVSISGSPSSVFEGAPVYFCCEGCRTRFDASPEAYLQQQVTRG encoded by the coding sequence GTGAAACGCGACCTGCTGGATCTCGCCGCGAGTTTGACTGCCGAACGGCAGCCGTATGCGCTCGCGACGGTGGTGCGGAGCGAGCGGCCCACGAGCGGGAAGCCGGGCAACATGGCGCTGATTTCGGCGGACGGCGTCATGCACGGCTGGATCGGCGGCAGTTGCACGCGATCGGAGGTGATCCGCCACGCGCTGGAGACGCTGGATCAGGGGGAGCCCAGGCTCCTCGCCTTCGGGTCGAGTCCCGGGCGGCCGGACGGCCTGGTCCCCGTACCCATGTCCTGCAGCAGCGGAGGGAAGGTGGAAGTGCACGTTAATCCGGTTCTTCCGGCTCCCGTCCTGATCGTGGCGGGCAGTTCGCCCGTCGCCCTGGCGCTGGTGCGCCTCGGCGGCGCGATGGGGTACACGACCGTCGCCGAGACGTCCGAAGACGAGGCGCTGGCGGCCGCCGCCGATGAGGTCGTGGACGATCTGGCGGAGACGGCGGCGCGCTACGCCGAACGCCCCCGCGGCTGGAGGCTGTACGGAGTCGTCGCCACCATGGGACGGCGTGACGAGCGCTCGCTCGGGGAGCTGGCGGCCGCCGCCCCGGACTACCTGGGCGTGATCGCCTCTCCCACCCGGATGGAGGAAGTGCGCCGCGTTCTGGCCGCGCAGGGACTCGGCGGCGGCGACGTCGCCCGCGTGCGCGGCCCCGCGGGCCTCGACATCGGCGCCGAGAGCCCCGAGGAGATCGCCGTCAGCATTCTGGCGGAGATCGTCCAGCTCGGGCCGCAACCGACGGAGTCGGAGGCAGTCGAGGCCGGTGACGCGTCCGCGGACGAAGTGGCGACCGGGCAGCGAGCCGACGACGAGGCGACGGATCCCGTGTGCGGAATGACCGTCTCGATCTCGGGTTCTCCGTCCTCGGTCTTCGAGGGGGCACCCGTCTACTTCTGCTGCGAGGGGTGCCGAACGCGATTCGACGCCTCGCCGGAGGCGTATCTCCAGCAACAAGTCACGAGGGGGTGA
- the metB gene encoding cystathionine gamma-synthase, with the protein MTHRSAARVASSPVTRAVRAGLGADTAHRAIMPPIHLSTNFFFDAPGVYAKYDYTRTANPTRDLAADTIAELEGGCGAVVTSSGMSAIAVSTRLLSGGDLLLAPRDCYGGSYRLFSAEASRGGYRVEFVDPWDPASLELARRLRPRMIWIETPSNPRLRITDIAAWARVARDIGAICVADNTFLSPVNQRPLEFGAGLVVHSTTKFLNGHGDVVGGAVVAADEDLLEEIAWWTNVMGVSGAPFDSYLTLRGMRTLHARSRVHEANALRIVDLLDRSDVVARVHHPSLPDHPGHDIARRQQTGWGSLVSFELRGGRAAVDAFVDRIEHFALAESLGGVESLVAHPWTMTHASMDEPARRAAGIGEGLLRLSVGIEACEDLEADLERALAAADRPTACAARVRAAQR; encoded by the coding sequence ATGACCCACCGCTCTGCCGCTCGCGTTGCCTCTTCCCCCGTCACACGCGCCGTGCGGGCGGGGCTCGGCGCCGACACCGCCCATCGGGCGATCATGCCGCCGATCCATCTCTCCACCAACTTCTTCTTCGACGCTCCGGGCGTGTACGCGAAGTACGACTACACGCGTACGGCCAACCCGACGCGCGATCTCGCGGCCGACACCATCGCCGAACTCGAGGGAGGGTGCGGTGCGGTCGTCACCTCTTCCGGCATGTCGGCGATCGCCGTGTCGACGCGCCTGCTTTCGGGCGGCGATCTGCTCCTGGCGCCCCGCGACTGCTACGGAGGCAGCTACCGCCTCTTCTCCGCCGAGGCGAGCCGTGGCGGGTATCGCGTCGAGTTCGTCGACCCGTGGGACCCGGCGTCGCTCGAACTCGCCCGCCGACTTCGGCCCCGGATGATCTGGATCGAGACGCCGAGCAACCCACGCCTGCGGATCACCGACATTGCCGCGTGGGCGCGGGTGGCGCGCGACATCGGGGCGATCTGCGTGGCCGACAACACCTTCCTCTCGCCCGTCAACCAGCGCCCCCTGGAGTTCGGCGCCGGTCTCGTCGTGCACTCGACGACGAAGTTCCTGAACGGGCACGGCGACGTGGTGGGCGGGGCGGTGGTGGCGGCGGACGAGGATCTGCTCGAAGAAATCGCCTGGTGGACCAACGTCATGGGCGTATCGGGGGCGCCGTTCGACTCGTATCTGACGCTCAGGGGGATGCGGACCCTTCACGCGCGCAGCCGCGTACACGAAGCGAACGCGCTCCGCATCGTGGATCTGCTGGACCGCAGCGACGTGGTCGCCCGCGTCCATCACCCGAGCCTGCCCGATCATCCCGGGCACGATATCGCGCGGCGGCAGCAGACGGGGTGGGGCAGCCTCGTTTCGTTCGAACTGCGCGGCGGACGAGCGGCGGTGGATGCCTTCGTGGACCGTATCGAACACTTCGCCCTGGCCGAGTCGCTGGGCGGCGTGGAGAGCCTGGTCGCGCACCCCTGGACGATGACGCACGCGTCGATGGATGAACCCGCGCGCCGGGCGGCGGGGATCGGCGAGGGGCTGCTCCGGTTGTCGGTGGGGATCGAGGCCTGCGAGGACCTGGAGGCCGATCTGGAGCGGGCGCTCGCCGCGGCTGACCGCCCGACAGCGTGCGCTGCCCGGGTGCGCGCGGCGCAACGTTGA